The Triticum aestivum cultivar Chinese Spring chromosome 3A, IWGSC CS RefSeq v2.1, whole genome shotgun sequence genome includes a region encoding these proteins:
- the LOC123057955 gene encoding uncharacterized protein: protein MARTGAAAALFVLVCCLLVGSVPARLPVELPTQVVPEAVDLLATAEPLLAKQLAAAEAANPTKVHSMITEEEEMVVHPARQRPQIIRCGGGDDVAVSDESPSFGGQGHPALKSEGEEHGPEQERPGEDSDTDSDSDSDDEDNENGIVAWFWRLARRF, encoded by the coding sequence ATGGCGCGCACCGGCGCCGCCGCTGCCCTCTTCGTGCTCGTCTGCTGCCTCCTCGTCGGCTCTGTCCCGGCGCGCCTCCCCGTCGAGCTTCCGACGCAGGTGGTACCCGAAGCCGTTGACCTCCTGGCCACCGCCGAGCCGCTTCTGGCCAAGCAGTTGGCGGCTGCCGAGGCGGCCAACCCGACCAAAGTCCACTCCATGAtaacagaggaggaggagatggtggttcACCCGGCCCGCCAGCGCCCCCAGATCATCCGGTGCGGCGGCGGAGACGACGTGGCGGTCTCCGACGAGTCGCCCTCCTTCGGCGGCCAGGGCCATCCAGCGTTGAAGAGCGAGGGGGAGGAGCACGGGCCGGAACAGGAGCGGCCCGGCGAGGACTCGGACACCGACAGCGACTCGGATTCAGACGACGAGGACAATGAGAATGGGATTGTGGCGTGGTTCTGGAGGCTGGCGCGTCGCTTCTGA